A genomic segment from Oncorhynchus clarkii lewisi isolate Uvic-CL-2024 chromosome 14, UVic_Ocla_1.0, whole genome shotgun sequence encodes:
- the LOC139366118 gene encoding CRACD-like protein isoform X2, whose protein sequence is MAGFYGCLRGKNSDCSIMASGPSDVMTNQDPADPTECTGKKKSKFQTFKNFFAKKKRKEAATPAGDNGLKSSQSSDNVNAPEPAFLIRSEKDEGSGSKIYMGNKALSHDSVFVSDLPLSEVNEDLGAFQDNIHGKVKSLQLQLKQAIRLGSPPSLCVKGDDAGTLSEDDGLPCSPPEYSTLHAVLAGVSHRRNSSLSLEGTDSDEDQMSCEAGSRSVSPLIPLPVDFSQPASPMGCLDNTAARHRLAVRHKACSKMRKPTTRVDGRAEGESFQEERRSVVIPESVEEDQEEDVKCEQAVAAEKEQTDGAVVSQQAERSAPDKEVDEQGDQPELSQDVSSSSPSIQNESDSEDCLSGQAKALTQTAPLPGSLDSLEPPTRDYDDFLLAPNGCEVAEEGGSLLQEVLRSLKCPLASVLGLEAVPLDEVNVKGLDPESWMDELADEPAPPSLPSDPTQQEEACLPSDGPDCPAESQEEEGEPYASEEEYVVEHFKPKEGAEDQVEINPEYLTKEDQDIPSVYMEKEEQEDGEEAAGLEEKAVIEEAEEVVQDEAEERKKDVWREEEKTEPISEVPVQTALLEPEDITPTSVEDDAQQVPDNDTDTERACESPECPTELPDQTVREPVCVSQLPNSSTPPPDSPDQPESTTHTTQDQEEPSVTTDQYSITSPSAASGPEQSPQEPCSGPTATEDHGKPSCDSEQSRPRFTISPTWQRLDTNEPTSPSTSPSPATSPSVTVPGAVEAGVTAKTDPPSRVEPLSPVVAEVPACPSRTQSTTAPTHSSKDTPPAVPAAQEEGTPENPFGVRLRKTSVGMLRLGSESETPPSSPAHSLPIEPQRSSLTEPQPQSKSALLRKPSELDGIVKPKRTPDLSVGRVPSVGSSGGSESPSWISVARQKQRIFKENSLEETTEKVPAEKGETNRKGSIPTLTSPVNKDQAKPPGPPVKVLCSLEISKPAVVEKEGKRAPAHPAPTALVQDEPPWMALAKKKAKAWSEMPQIVQ, encoded by the exons cAGTGACTGCAGCATCATGGCCTCTGGACCATCAGATGTGATGACCAACCAGGATCCTGCAGACCCCACAGAGTGCACAG GCAAGAAGAAGTCCAAGTTCCAGACCTTCAAGAACTTTTTTGctaagaagaagagaaaagaggCTGCAACTCCTGCCGGGGACAATGGGTTGAAGTCTAGCCAGTCCAGTGACAATGTCAATGCCCCTGAACCAGCATTCCTCATCCGGTCTGAGAAAGACGAGGGCTCTGG GTCAAAAATCTACATGGGAAATAAGGCTCTGTCACATGACAGTGTCTTTGTCTCCGATTTGCCCCTGTCAGAGGTAAACGAGGATCTGGGAGCCTTTCAGGACAACATCCATGGAAAAGTCAAGTCTCTACAG CTCCAGCTGAAACAGGCCATCCGGCTAggctctcctccatctctgtgtgtgaagGGGGATGACGCAGGGACTCTGTCTGAGGATGACGGCCTTCCCTGCAGCCCACCAGAGTACTCCACCCTGCACGCCGTCCTGGCTGGGGTGTCCCACAGG AGGAACAGCTCCCTGAGTCTGGAGGGAACAGACAGCGATGAAGACCAG ATGTCCTGTGAGGCGGGCTCAAGATCGGTCAGTCCCCTGATCCCCCTGCCTGTAGACTTCAGCCAGCCTGCCAGTCCAATGGGCTGCCTGGACAACACCGCCGCTCGCCACCGCCTGGCCGTCCGACACAAGGCCTGCTCCAAGATGAGGAAACCCACCACT AGGGTTGATGGCAGGGCTGAGGGAGAGTCATTCCAAGAGGAAAGACGGAGTGTTGTGATTCCAGAATCTGTGGAGGAGGACCAGGAGGAAG ATGTGAAATGTGAGCAGGCTGTTGCTGCCGAGAAGGAGCAGACCGATGGGGCCGTGGTATCCCAGCAGGCCGAGCGATCAGCCCCAGATAAGGAGGTGGATGAGCAGGGGGACCAACCAGAATTGTCTCAggatgtctcttcctcatcccctTCCATACAGAATGAGTCTGATTCTGAGGACTGTCTCTCAGGCCAGGCTAAAGCTCTGACCCAGACTGCACCCCTGCCTGGCTCCCTGGACTCTCTGGAGCCCCCTACTAGAGACTACGATGACTTCCTCCTAGCCCCTAATGGGTGTGAGGTGGCTGAGGAGGGTGGCTCTCTACTCCAGGAGGTGCTGCGCTCCCTCAAGTGTCCCCTGGCGTCTGTCCTGGGGCTGGAGGCTGTGCCCCTCGATGAGGTGAATGTGAAGGGTTTAGACCCTGAGAGCTGGATGGATGAGCTGGCTGATGAGCCTGCGCCTCCGTCCCTTCCTTCAGATCCAACCCAACAGGAAGAAGCCTGTCTCCCCAGTGATGGACCTGACTGCCCAGCAGAGTCccaagaggaggagggtgagccTTATGCATCTGAGGAGGAGTATGTGGTAGAACATTTCAAACCAAAGGAGGGAGCGGAGGATCAAGTTGAAATCAACCCTGAATACTTAACAAAAGAAGATCAGGACATTCCTTCAGTTTATATGGAAAAAGAGGAACAAGAAGATGGGGAGGAGGCAGCAGGGTTAGAGGAAAAAGCGGTAATAGAGGAAGCAGAGGAGGTTGTCCAAGACGAGgcagaggaaagaaagaaagatgtgtggagggaggaggaaaaaaCGGAGCCAATCTCAGAGGTGCCAGTGCAAACAGCCTTATTGGAGCCAGAGGATATAACGCCAACCTCTGTGGAGGATGATGCACAGCAGGTTCCAGACAATGACACAGACACTGAGAGAGCTTGTGAGAGCCCTGAGTGCCCCACTGAGCTGCCTGACCAAACAGTTAGGGAACCAGTCTGTGTCTCCCAGCTGCCAAATAGCAGTACACCTCCTCCAGATTCCCCAGACCAGCCTGAGTCCACCACACATACCACACAGGACCAGGAAGAGCCCAGTGTAACgactgaccagtacagtataACCAGTCCCAGTGCAGCTTCTGGCCCAGAGCAGAGCCCCCAGGAGCCCTGTAGTGGACCAACTGCCACAGAGGATCATGGGAAGCCATCTTGTGACTCTGAACAGAGTAGACCAAGGTTCACAATTTCCCCCACCTGGCAAAGGTTGGACACCAACGAGCCAACCTCCCCTTCTACATCTCCCTCCCCTgctacctccccctctgtcactgTGCCTGGGGCTGTGGAAGCAGGGGTTACAGCAAAAACAGATCCCCCAAGTAGAGTGGAGCCACTTAGCCCTGTGGTGGCTGAAGTCCCTGCTTGTCCCAGCAGAACACAGAGCACCACGGCACCCACACATTCCTCCAAAGACACTCCACCTGCCGTTCCTGCAGCCCAGGAGGAAGGGACCCCTGAGAATCCGTTTGGTGTTAGGCTGAGGAAGACCTCTGTGGGTATGTTGCGCTTAGGATCAGAGAGTGAAACTCCCCCCTCATCCCCAGCACACTCACTTCCCATAGAACCACAGAGGTCCTCGCTCACTGAACCACAGCCACAAAGCAAATCTGCCCTGCTCAGAAAGCCCTCCGAGCTGGACGGTATCGTCAAGCCCAAGAGAACACCAG ATCTCTCTGTGGGTCGAGTGCCTAGTGTTGGATCTAGCGGGGGATCTGAATCACCAAGCTGGATCTCAGTGGCCAGACAAAAGCAAAGAATCTTCAAAGAGAACTCATTGGAAGAAACTACTGAGAAGGTCCCTGCCGAGAAG GGGGAGACGAACAGAAAAGGTTCCATTCCTACATTGACGAGTCCTGTCAACAAAGACCAAGCCAAGCCTCCGGGACCTCCTGTAAAAG TGTTGTGTTCTCTTGAGATTTCTAAGCCTGCCGTGGttgagaaggaggggaagagagccCCAGCTCACCCCGCACCTACAGCCCTAGTCCAGGATGAGCCCCCATGGATGGCCCTGGCCAAAAAGAAGGCCAAAGCCTGGAGCGAGATGCCCCAGATAGTTCAGTAA
- the LOC139366118 gene encoding CRACD-like protein isoform X3 encodes MASGPSDVMTNQDPADPTECTGKKKSKFQTFKNFFAKKKRKEAATPAGDNGLKSSQSSDNVNAPEPAFLIRSEKDEGSGSKIYMGNKALSHDSVFVSDLPLSEVNEDLGAFQDNIHGKVKSLQLQLKQAIRLGSPPSLCVKGDDAGTLSEDDGLPCSPPEYSTLHAVLAGVSHRRNSSLSLEGTDSDEDQMSCEAGSRSVSPLIPLPVDFSQPASPMGCLDNTAARHRLAVRHKACSKMRKPTTRVDGRAEGESFQEERRSVVIPESVEEDQEEDVKCEQAVAAEKEQTDGAVVSQQAERSAPDKEVDEQGDQPELSQDVSSSSPSIQNESDSEDCLSGQAKALTQTAPLPGSLDSLEPPTRDYDDFLLAPNGCEVAEEGGSLLQEVLRSLKCPLASVLGLEAVPLDEVNVKGLDPESWMDELADEPAPPSLPSDPTQQEEACLPSDGPDCPAESQEEEGEPYASEEEYVVEHFKPKEGAEDQVEINPEYLTKEDQDIPSVYMEKEEQEDGEEAAGLEEKAVIEEAEEVVQDEAEERKKDVWREEEKTEPISEVPVQTALLEPEDITPTSVEDDAQQVPDNDTDTERACESPECPTELPDQTVREPVCVSQLPNSSTPPPDSPDQPESTTHTTQDQEEPSVTTDQYSITSPSAASGPEQSPQEPCSGPTATEDHGKPSCDSEQSRPRFTISPTWQRLDTNEPTSPSTSPSPATSPSVTVPGAVEAGVTAKTDPPSRVEPLSPVVAEVPACPSRTQSTTAPTHSSKDTPPAVPAAQEEGTPENPFGVRLRKTSVGMLRLGSESETPPSSPAHSLPIEPQRSSLTEPQPQSKSALLRKPSELDGIVKPKRTPDLSVGRVPSVGSSGGSESPSWISVARQKQRIFKENSLEETTEKVPAEKGETNRKGSIPTLTSPVNKDQAKPPGPPVKVLCSLEISKPAVVEKEGKRAPAHPAPTALVQDEPPWMALAKKKAKAWSEMPQIVQ; translated from the exons ATGGCCTCTGGACCATCAGATGTGATGACCAACCAGGATCCTGCAGACCCCACAGAGTGCACAG GCAAGAAGAAGTCCAAGTTCCAGACCTTCAAGAACTTTTTTGctaagaagaagagaaaagaggCTGCAACTCCTGCCGGGGACAATGGGTTGAAGTCTAGCCAGTCCAGTGACAATGTCAATGCCCCTGAACCAGCATTCCTCATCCGGTCTGAGAAAGACGAGGGCTCTGG GTCAAAAATCTACATGGGAAATAAGGCTCTGTCACATGACAGTGTCTTTGTCTCCGATTTGCCCCTGTCAGAGGTAAACGAGGATCTGGGAGCCTTTCAGGACAACATCCATGGAAAAGTCAAGTCTCTACAG CTCCAGCTGAAACAGGCCATCCGGCTAggctctcctccatctctgtgtgtgaagGGGGATGACGCAGGGACTCTGTCTGAGGATGACGGCCTTCCCTGCAGCCCACCAGAGTACTCCACCCTGCACGCCGTCCTGGCTGGGGTGTCCCACAGG AGGAACAGCTCCCTGAGTCTGGAGGGAACAGACAGCGATGAAGACCAG ATGTCCTGTGAGGCGGGCTCAAGATCGGTCAGTCCCCTGATCCCCCTGCCTGTAGACTTCAGCCAGCCTGCCAGTCCAATGGGCTGCCTGGACAACACCGCCGCTCGCCACCGCCTGGCCGTCCGACACAAGGCCTGCTCCAAGATGAGGAAACCCACCACT AGGGTTGATGGCAGGGCTGAGGGAGAGTCATTCCAAGAGGAAAGACGGAGTGTTGTGATTCCAGAATCTGTGGAGGAGGACCAGGAGGAAG ATGTGAAATGTGAGCAGGCTGTTGCTGCCGAGAAGGAGCAGACCGATGGGGCCGTGGTATCCCAGCAGGCCGAGCGATCAGCCCCAGATAAGGAGGTGGATGAGCAGGGGGACCAACCAGAATTGTCTCAggatgtctcttcctcatcccctTCCATACAGAATGAGTCTGATTCTGAGGACTGTCTCTCAGGCCAGGCTAAAGCTCTGACCCAGACTGCACCCCTGCCTGGCTCCCTGGACTCTCTGGAGCCCCCTACTAGAGACTACGATGACTTCCTCCTAGCCCCTAATGGGTGTGAGGTGGCTGAGGAGGGTGGCTCTCTACTCCAGGAGGTGCTGCGCTCCCTCAAGTGTCCCCTGGCGTCTGTCCTGGGGCTGGAGGCTGTGCCCCTCGATGAGGTGAATGTGAAGGGTTTAGACCCTGAGAGCTGGATGGATGAGCTGGCTGATGAGCCTGCGCCTCCGTCCCTTCCTTCAGATCCAACCCAACAGGAAGAAGCCTGTCTCCCCAGTGATGGACCTGACTGCCCAGCAGAGTCccaagaggaggagggtgagccTTATGCATCTGAGGAGGAGTATGTGGTAGAACATTTCAAACCAAAGGAGGGAGCGGAGGATCAAGTTGAAATCAACCCTGAATACTTAACAAAAGAAGATCAGGACATTCCTTCAGTTTATATGGAAAAAGAGGAACAAGAAGATGGGGAGGAGGCAGCAGGGTTAGAGGAAAAAGCGGTAATAGAGGAAGCAGAGGAGGTTGTCCAAGACGAGgcagaggaaagaaagaaagatgtgtggagggaggaggaaaaaaCGGAGCCAATCTCAGAGGTGCCAGTGCAAACAGCCTTATTGGAGCCAGAGGATATAACGCCAACCTCTGTGGAGGATGATGCACAGCAGGTTCCAGACAATGACACAGACACTGAGAGAGCTTGTGAGAGCCCTGAGTGCCCCACTGAGCTGCCTGACCAAACAGTTAGGGAACCAGTCTGTGTCTCCCAGCTGCCAAATAGCAGTACACCTCCTCCAGATTCCCCAGACCAGCCTGAGTCCACCACACATACCACACAGGACCAGGAAGAGCCCAGTGTAACgactgaccagtacagtataACCAGTCCCAGTGCAGCTTCTGGCCCAGAGCAGAGCCCCCAGGAGCCCTGTAGTGGACCAACTGCCACAGAGGATCATGGGAAGCCATCTTGTGACTCTGAACAGAGTAGACCAAGGTTCACAATTTCCCCCACCTGGCAAAGGTTGGACACCAACGAGCCAACCTCCCCTTCTACATCTCCCTCCCCTgctacctccccctctgtcactgTGCCTGGGGCTGTGGAAGCAGGGGTTACAGCAAAAACAGATCCCCCAAGTAGAGTGGAGCCACTTAGCCCTGTGGTGGCTGAAGTCCCTGCTTGTCCCAGCAGAACACAGAGCACCACGGCACCCACACATTCCTCCAAAGACACTCCACCTGCCGTTCCTGCAGCCCAGGAGGAAGGGACCCCTGAGAATCCGTTTGGTGTTAGGCTGAGGAAGACCTCTGTGGGTATGTTGCGCTTAGGATCAGAGAGTGAAACTCCCCCCTCATCCCCAGCACACTCACTTCCCATAGAACCACAGAGGTCCTCGCTCACTGAACCACAGCCACAAAGCAAATCTGCCCTGCTCAGAAAGCCCTCCGAGCTGGACGGTATCGTCAAGCCCAAGAGAACACCAG ATCTCTCTGTGGGTCGAGTGCCTAGTGTTGGATCTAGCGGGGGATCTGAATCACCAAGCTGGATCTCAGTGGCCAGACAAAAGCAAAGAATCTTCAAAGAGAACTCATTGGAAGAAACTACTGAGAAGGTCCCTGCCGAGAAG GGGGAGACGAACAGAAAAGGTTCCATTCCTACATTGACGAGTCCTGTCAACAAAGACCAAGCCAAGCCTCCGGGACCTCCTGTAAAAG TGTTGTGTTCTCTTGAGATTTCTAAGCCTGCCGTGGttgagaaggaggggaagagagccCCAGCTCACCCCGCACCTACAGCCCTAGTCCAGGATGAGCCCCCATGGATGGCCCTGGCCAAAAAGAAGGCCAAAGCCTGGAGCGAGATGCCCCAGATAGTTCAGTAA
- the LOC139366118 gene encoding CRACD-like protein isoform X6 yields MASGPSDVMTNQDPADPTECTGKKKSKFQTFKNFFAKKKRKEAATPAGDNGLKSSQSSDNVNAPEPAFLIRSEKDEGSGSKIYMGNKALSHDSVFVSDLPLSEVNEDLGAFQDNIHGKVKSLQLQLKQAIRLGSPPSLCVKGDDAGTLSEDDGLPCSPPEYSTLHAVLAGVSHRRNSSLSLEGTDSDEDQMSCEAGSRSVSPLIPLPVDFSQPASPMGCLDNTAARHRLAVRHKACSKMRKPTTRVDGRAEGESFQEERRSVVIPESVEEDQEEDVKCEQAVAAEKEQTDGAVVSQQAERSAPDKEVDEQGDQPELSQDVSSSSPSIQNESDSEDCLSGQAKALTQTAPLPGSLDSLEPPTRDYDDFLLAPNGCEVAEEGGSLLQEVLRSLKCPLASVLGLEAVPLDEVNVKGLDPESWMDELADEPAPPSLPSDPTQQEEACLPSDGPDCPAESQEEEGEPYASEEEYVVEHFKPKEGAEDQVEINPEYLTKEDQDIPSVYMEKEEQEDGEEAAGLEEKAVIEEAEEVVQDEAEERKKDVWREEEKTEPISEVPVQTALLEPEDITPTSVEDDAQQVPDNDTDTERACESPECPTELPDQTVREPVCVSQLPNSSTPPPDSPDQPESTTHTTQDQEEPSVTTDQYSITSPSAASGPEQSPQEPCSGPTATEDHGKPSCDSEQSRPRFTISPTWQRLDTNEPTSPSTSPSPATSPSVTVPGAVEAGVTAKTDPPSRVEPLSPVVAEVPACPSRTQSTTAPTHSSKDTPPAVPAAQEEGTPENPFGVRLRKTSVDLSVGRVPSVGSSGGSESPSWISVARQKQRIFKENSLEETTEKVPAEKGETNRKGSIPTLTSPVNKDQAKPPGPPVKVLCSLEISKPAVVEKEGKRAPAHPAPTALVQDEPPWMALAKKKAKAWSEMPQIVQ; encoded by the exons ATGGCCTCTGGACCATCAGATGTGATGACCAACCAGGATCCTGCAGACCCCACAGAGTGCACAG GCAAGAAGAAGTCCAAGTTCCAGACCTTCAAGAACTTTTTTGctaagaagaagagaaaagaggCTGCAACTCCTGCCGGGGACAATGGGTTGAAGTCTAGCCAGTCCAGTGACAATGTCAATGCCCCTGAACCAGCATTCCTCATCCGGTCTGAGAAAGACGAGGGCTCTGG GTCAAAAATCTACATGGGAAATAAGGCTCTGTCACATGACAGTGTCTTTGTCTCCGATTTGCCCCTGTCAGAGGTAAACGAGGATCTGGGAGCCTTTCAGGACAACATCCATGGAAAAGTCAAGTCTCTACAG CTCCAGCTGAAACAGGCCATCCGGCTAggctctcctccatctctgtgtgtgaagGGGGATGACGCAGGGACTCTGTCTGAGGATGACGGCCTTCCCTGCAGCCCACCAGAGTACTCCACCCTGCACGCCGTCCTGGCTGGGGTGTCCCACAGG AGGAACAGCTCCCTGAGTCTGGAGGGAACAGACAGCGATGAAGACCAG ATGTCCTGTGAGGCGGGCTCAAGATCGGTCAGTCCCCTGATCCCCCTGCCTGTAGACTTCAGCCAGCCTGCCAGTCCAATGGGCTGCCTGGACAACACCGCCGCTCGCCACCGCCTGGCCGTCCGACACAAGGCCTGCTCCAAGATGAGGAAACCCACCACT AGGGTTGATGGCAGGGCTGAGGGAGAGTCATTCCAAGAGGAAAGACGGAGTGTTGTGATTCCAGAATCTGTGGAGGAGGACCAGGAGGAAG ATGTGAAATGTGAGCAGGCTGTTGCTGCCGAGAAGGAGCAGACCGATGGGGCCGTGGTATCCCAGCAGGCCGAGCGATCAGCCCCAGATAAGGAGGTGGATGAGCAGGGGGACCAACCAGAATTGTCTCAggatgtctcttcctcatcccctTCCATACAGAATGAGTCTGATTCTGAGGACTGTCTCTCAGGCCAGGCTAAAGCTCTGACCCAGACTGCACCCCTGCCTGGCTCCCTGGACTCTCTGGAGCCCCCTACTAGAGACTACGATGACTTCCTCCTAGCCCCTAATGGGTGTGAGGTGGCTGAGGAGGGTGGCTCTCTACTCCAGGAGGTGCTGCGCTCCCTCAAGTGTCCCCTGGCGTCTGTCCTGGGGCTGGAGGCTGTGCCCCTCGATGAGGTGAATGTGAAGGGTTTAGACCCTGAGAGCTGGATGGATGAGCTGGCTGATGAGCCTGCGCCTCCGTCCCTTCCTTCAGATCCAACCCAACAGGAAGAAGCCTGTCTCCCCAGTGATGGACCTGACTGCCCAGCAGAGTCccaagaggaggagggtgagccTTATGCATCTGAGGAGGAGTATGTGGTAGAACATTTCAAACCAAAGGAGGGAGCGGAGGATCAAGTTGAAATCAACCCTGAATACTTAACAAAAGAAGATCAGGACATTCCTTCAGTTTATATGGAAAAAGAGGAACAAGAAGATGGGGAGGAGGCAGCAGGGTTAGAGGAAAAAGCGGTAATAGAGGAAGCAGAGGAGGTTGTCCAAGACGAGgcagaggaaagaaagaaagatgtgtggagggaggaggaaaaaaCGGAGCCAATCTCAGAGGTGCCAGTGCAAACAGCCTTATTGGAGCCAGAGGATATAACGCCAACCTCTGTGGAGGATGATGCACAGCAGGTTCCAGACAATGACACAGACACTGAGAGAGCTTGTGAGAGCCCTGAGTGCCCCACTGAGCTGCCTGACCAAACAGTTAGGGAACCAGTCTGTGTCTCCCAGCTGCCAAATAGCAGTACACCTCCTCCAGATTCCCCAGACCAGCCTGAGTCCACCACACATACCACACAGGACCAGGAAGAGCCCAGTGTAACgactgaccagtacagtataACCAGTCCCAGTGCAGCTTCTGGCCCAGAGCAGAGCCCCCAGGAGCCCTGTAGTGGACCAACTGCCACAGAGGATCATGGGAAGCCATCTTGTGACTCTGAACAGAGTAGACCAAGGTTCACAATTTCCCCCACCTGGCAAAGGTTGGACACCAACGAGCCAACCTCCCCTTCTACATCTCCCTCCCCTgctacctccccctctgtcactgTGCCTGGGGCTGTGGAAGCAGGGGTTACAGCAAAAACAGATCCCCCAAGTAGAGTGGAGCCACTTAGCCCTGTGGTGGCTGAAGTCCCTGCTTGTCCCAGCAGAACACAGAGCACCACGGCACCCACACATTCCTCCAAAGACACTCCACCTGCCGTTCCTGCAGCCCAGGAGGAAGGGACCCCTGAGAATCCGTTTGGTGTTAGGCTGAGGAAGACCTCTGTGG ATCTCTCTGTGGGTCGAGTGCCTAGTGTTGGATCTAGCGGGGGATCTGAATCACCAAGCTGGATCTCAGTGGCCAGACAAAAGCAAAGAATCTTCAAAGAGAACTCATTGGAAGAAACTACTGAGAAGGTCCCTGCCGAGAAG GGGGAGACGAACAGAAAAGGTTCCATTCCTACATTGACGAGTCCTGTCAACAAAGACCAAGCCAAGCCTCCGGGACCTCCTGTAAAAG TGTTGTGTTCTCTTGAGATTTCTAAGCCTGCCGTGGttgagaaggaggggaagagagccCCAGCTCACCCCGCACCTACAGCCCTAGTCCAGGATGAGCCCCCATGGATGGCCCTGGCCAAAAAGAAGGCCAAAGCCTGGAGCGAGATGCCCCAGATAGTTCAGTAA